The Calidithermus timidus DSM 17022 DNA segment TAGATGATCATGGCCGCGCGGCCGTTGTACCCGCTGCCGCTGCTGAGCTGGCTCGCCTTGAACTTGAGGACCTGGCCGGGGGAGTCCAAGGGGGTGTCGGAGGCGTTGCTCCCGGCGAAGGCCACTACCCACAGGTTGCCCTGGTTGTCGAAGGCCAGGCCGGTGGGGGTGGTCATGGTACCGCCGAAGTTATTGATCTTGTAGTCAGGCGCACCTGTGTAATCGCTGCTCAAGCGCGAAGCGTCGAAGCGCAGTATCCAGTGGTTGAACTGGTCAGCTACCCACAGGTTGCCGCTGGCGTCGAAGGCCAGGGAGCGCGGGGTTCCCAGGTCGGGGCCGGTGATGGTCACCGCCGGGCTGGGTGAAGCACCGCTGAGATCGGCGGCACGGTACATGCGAATTTGACCGCCTGTCCCCGAAAACTCGGGGCCGATGCCTACCCAAAGGTTTCCCGATTTGTCGAGCGCCAGGCCCCTCACCTTCTGGCCGCTTGACAGACCCAGATCCAGCGTTGTGGGCGTGCCTGCGGCCTGGTCGTAGCCCAGGAGGCGGTTGGTGTTGTACTCGATGACCCACAGCTTGCCCGAGCCGTGCTTGCTGTAGGTCACGCTGGCGCTGGCGCTGCTTCCCGCCGTCACCGTCGCCGTGGTGTTGTTGCCCTGGTAGTACTCATCTGTGGTGGACTGGGAAACGACCCCACCGGTTGCGGTAATGGTGTAGGTGCCCGGCTGACGGTCGTCGAAGGTGGTGCTGGCGGTGATGGTCTGGTTGAAGCCGCCAGGACCGCTGACGGTGACGCTGGCTCCGCTGCTGCTGGGCAGGTTGCTCACCGTCACTACCAGACGCCCGGATACGGCCGCGTAGCTCACGCTGGCCGAGGCATTCTGGCCCGCGACCACATTCACCGTAGAGGGGTTTGCGCTGCCGGTATAGCGGCTGCCCTCCTCGAGAACGTCGCTGGCGGCAACGGTATAGCTGCCAGGGGTCAGGCCGGTGAGGGTGGTGCTGGCGGTGATGGTCTGGTTGAAGCCGCCGGGGCCGCTGACGGTGACGCTGGCGTTGGTGCCGCTGGGCAGGCCGGCGATGCTCACGCTCAGCTTGCCGTCAATGGGTGCATAGTTGACCTGTGCTTCAGTACTCTGCCCGGCGGTCACCGTGGCTGAGCTACCCGAGGCACTGTAGGTATAGCCACTGGCCGAGACGTTGGCTGGGGTGATGGTGTAGGTACCCGGCTGACGGTCGTCGAAGGTGGTGCTGGCGGTGATGGTCTGGTTGAAGCCGCCGGGGCCGCTGACGGTGATGCTGGCGTTGGTGCCGCTGGGCAAGCCGCCGATGTTCACCACAAGTCGTCCGGTGGTCGCGCTATAGCTGACGTCGACCGTTGCTGTCGCACCCGCGGGAACCGTGACCGGCGAGGTCGTGACCGTGCCAGCGTAGGTGCTGCCGTCCTTGGAGACGTTGGCAGCGGTGACCGTGTAGCTGCCAGGGGCCAGGCCGGTGAGGGTCTGGCTCGAGCCCAGGGTGATGCTCCCGCTGGGACCGTTGATGGTGATGGGTTCGTCGCTGCCCGGGGGGAGCCCGCTGGGGAGCCCGTTGACGTTCACCTGCAGGCTCCCGGTGTTGGTTCCGTAGCTCACGGTGACTTCCTTGGTGCTCGCGCCCGTCACCGTGACCGGCGACTCGCTCACCGTGCCCGCGTAGGTGTCTGTGCCCACGGTGAAGGGGTTGGCGGCGATGTTGTACTGCCCGACCGGGACCACGAGGCTCTGGCTGCCGTTGCTGCTGAAGGTGAGGTTCTGGCTGAAGCCGCCCCCCACCTTGGACACGGCTACGGTGGCGCTGGCCCCGCTGGGGATGCCGCTCACGCTGACGGTGAGCTTGCCGTCGCTCGCCCCGTAGGTGACCTGGCTGGTCGCCGTGACCCCCGCGGTCACTGTGAGTGTTGCGGGATCGACGGAGGCCACGTAGGTGTAGCCGCCCGCACTCACGTCGGCAGCGCTGATGCTGTACTGGCCGGGAACCAGCCCGGTGAGCGTCGTGCTGGTGGCGACCTTCTGGCTGAAGCTGCCGGGGCCACTCACCGTGATCTCGGGGCTGGCGCCGTCGGGCAGGCCGGCGATGCTCACGCTCAGGCTGCCGGTGCTGGCTTGGTAGGTCACCGTGACCTCGGCCTGCTTGCCCCCCTCGACCTTCACGGAGGTGCTGCTGGCGGAGCCAGAGTAGGTGTAGCCCCCGGCGGTTACTGCCGACACGCTGACCTGGTAGGTGCCGCTGGCAAGGTTGCTGAGGGTCTCGCTCTTTTTGACTTCCTTGCTGAATCCTCCGCCCTGCTTGCTGACGATCACCCTGGCGTCGGCGCCCGAGGGCAGGCCTTCGATGGTTACCTTGAGGCTGCCCGGGGTGGGAGTGCAAGCTGCTAAGATGAGAAGGAGCAGTACCAAGAATCCAAAGTGATGCCAGTGATGCCGATGCCTTTGAACGTTCATCTAGAAGCCTCCGTGAGTTAGAGGCTAGTGGCCGAGGCGTGAAGGGGCAGTAACCCTGGGATGAGCCTTAGGAAGGGTGTCTGTGTTTGGTGATTTAGTGGTGTGAGCTGGAGAAGGTTTAGTGAAACGTCCACATAACGGCGTTAATTACGTTACGTCCCGCCTCGAGCAAGCAAAAAACCCCGCCGTAGCGGGGCGGTTTCCCGGCGCCAGAGCCTAGCCGATGGCGTTATGGGCCTTGCCCAGCAGCAGCATGGCCCCGATGGTGGCGGCGGAGAGGATGATGAGGACCAGGGCGAAGCCGATGTAGCGCAGGTCGGCGCCTTCACCCTCGACGTTAACGCTCTTGGGGTTGAGGGCCAGGTAGATCAAGCTGGTGACCAGGATCGAACCGATGACGAAGATCAGGGTAAAAACCGCACCGAGCATCAAGCCTCCTAGACATTCAAACGCCAGACCTGCAACAGGGCCTGGAGGGTCTTCTCTAATCCTACCAGGCCGACCCCGTAGGTGGGTATTCCCCGCTCCCAACCATAGACGCCGATGGCCGGGCCGGGGATCCGGAGGAGTTCGGCCTCGAGCTCACCCTTCCAGGCCCGCGCGGCGGAGACTTCCCGGTAGCGCAGCCCGGTGGGCGCCTCCACCTCGATGGTCTGAGCATCTCCGTCGGGATTGGAGTCGGCTGGGGTAAAGCTCGAGCCCACCCCCTCGCCCTCGGTCAGGATGAGCGCGCGGCGCGGGCGGACCCACTCCAATGCCCGCTGGAAGGGTGCGCCGTGCCCCCCCGAAGCGTCCAGACCCAGCACGATGCGGCCCTTGTATTCCAGGTTACGCAGCGCGCGGATCACCGCCTCGCCCCGCCCCCTGGGGGTCCACAGCAGCAGGGTTTCGCCGCCATAGCTCCCCTCGAGCCAGGCGTAGAAACTGCCCAGCTCGTCGTATCCGGTGCGGACGTGCCGCGCCAGGATTTCCTCCAGCCACGCCGGGCCGACCTCCGTCATTGACGCGTTACGCTCCTCGGCCTCGAGCACAGCCACAGCATAAGACGCAAAGCGCAAAACGCAAGACACCTTGGGGCCTACCACGCGCTCTTTAGGCGGGCTTGAAGGGACTCTTGGCCCCCGGGCCACGTGCCGTATGATGTGTCACTGTGCGCTACCTGATCCTCTCCGACCTGCACGGTAACTGGAGTGCCCTCGAGGCCATCGTGCGCGAGGCCAGGGACTGGGAGCGGGTTCTTTTTCTGGGGGACGCGGTGGGCTATTACCCCGATGCCGAGAGGGTGGTGTCCTGGCTGACCTCGCACGATGCCATCGGGGTGCTGGGCAACCACGACGCCTGGATGCTCTCGCTGGGCTCTTTGGACGTCGAGGGGCCCATCCTCGAGATCATCGCCTGGCAGGCTGAGCGCATGAGCGCTAGTAGCCACGCTTATCTCTCCAAGCTGCCCGTGGCCACCACCGTCGAGGGGGCCTTGCTGGTGCACGGCAGCCCCTGCGACCCCATGCAGTACCTCGACGACCTCGAGCTCGCCCGACAGGGCTTCGACTGCACCGCGGCCCGCTGGGTCTTCCACGGCCACACCCACCTGGCCGGGGCCTACCTCTCCCTCGACGGCCCCAACGGCCAGTGGGTGCGCTACCAGCGCTACACCAACGGCGGCGAGTTGATCCTCGCACCCAAGGTGCGGGCCATCGTCAACCCCGGCTCGGTGGGGCAGCCCCGCGACGGCACGCCGGGGGCCGCCTACGCCATCTGGGATAGCGAGGAGGACCTGGTCGAGTTCTACCGGGTGACCTACGACCTCAAGCAGGTGTTGCGCCGCATCGAGGAAGCGGGCTTCCCCAACTGGCTCTACGAGCGCTTGCTGCAGGGGAAGTAGAAGCCGTCGACGATAGCTGGATGGGGAGACCGCAGTTGAAGCCATCGATCCTGGGACACGAGCGCATCCTGAAGCTGCTGCCGAGCCTGAGCAGCCAGAGCCTGCTGTTTACCGGGCCTGAGGGGGTGGGGCGGCGGGCGGTAGCGCGGTGGTACGCTTACGGCCTCAACTGCGCCGAAGGCTTTCCAGGCTGCGGCGAGTGTGCTTCTTGCCGCCTGGAGGAGCACAGCGATTACCTCGAGATCGCCCCCGAGGCCGAGACTAAAACCGGGCGCAAAGCGCGCAACCTGCAGATCCGGCTCGAGCAGATCGCCCCCCGCGAGGACGGCGGGGAGAATCTGCTGGATTGGCTCTCGACCTACCCGCGCTTCCGGGCCAAGGTGGCGGTGATCGATGGGGCCCACCTGCTCAACGAGCCCGCTGCCAACGCGTTGCTGAAGGTGCTCGAGGAGCCTCCCGCTTACGCCCGGCTCATCCTCGTCGCGCCCAGCCGCGAGATGCTGCTGCCCACCCTGGCCTCGCGCTCGCTCGAGCTGGCCTTCGGCCCCCTGTCCGAGGAGACGCTGCGCGGCCTCACCCGCGACCCTGAGGTCCTGGCCTACGCCGAGGGCAGCGTGGGGCGGGTGCGCTGGGCGCTCGACAACCCGGCCCTCTTCAACCAGCTCCTGGGGCGGGTGCAGGGGGTGCTCCAGAGCCTGGAGGAAGGCCCGGCCCAGACCCTCGAGGCCCTGGGACCGCTGCTCGAGACCGAAGGCGGCCTGAACTACCTGGCCCGCAAGCTGGGGCAGTCCCTTCCCCCCGAGGACCCGCGCCGCGCCGAGGCCCTGCTCGCCATCCACCAGGCCCAGGAGGCCCTGAGCGCCTACGTGAGCGAGGACCTGGTGCTCAGCTGGCTGGGCCTGCGACTGTGGGCGGCGGCGCAGGGGCGCGAAACCCTATCAGGTCACTGAAATTGTAGAGTGAGGGCATCAGACTCCGGTCTGTGAACCCGCTGGGGGCCGCTGCCCCGGGGTCTAAAGCGAGGAGGATCGATGGACTGCGTAGGCGTCCGTTTCAAT contains these protein-coding regions:
- a CDS encoding metallophosphoesterase family protein; amino-acid sequence: MRYLILSDLHGNWSALEAIVREARDWERVLFLGDAVGYYPDAERVVSWLTSHDAIGVLGNHDAWMLSLGSLDVEGPILEIIAWQAERMSASSHAYLSKLPVATTVEGALLVHGSPCDPMQYLDDLELARQGFDCTAARWVFHGHTHLAGAYLSLDGPNGQWVRYQRYTNGGELILAPKVRAIVNPGSVGQPRDGTPGAAYAIWDSEEDLVEFYRVTYDLKQVLRRIEEAGFPNWLYERLLQGK
- a CDS encoding DNA polymerase III subunit gamma/tau; the protein is MGRPQLKPSILGHERILKLLPSLSSQSLLFTGPEGVGRRAVARWYAYGLNCAEGFPGCGECASCRLEEHSDYLEIAPEAETKTGRKARNLQIRLEQIAPREDGGENLLDWLSTYPRFRAKVAVIDGAHLLNEPAANALLKVLEEPPAYARLILVAPSREMLLPTLASRSLELAFGPLSEETLRGLTRDPEVLAYAEGSVGRVRWALDNPALFNQLLGRVQGVLQSLEEGPAQTLEALGPLLETEGGLNYLARKLGQSLPPEDPRRAEALLAIHQAQEALSAYVSEDLVLSWLGLRLWAAAQGRETLSGH